The sequence below is a genomic window from Falco rusticolus isolate bFalRus1 chromosome 8, bFalRus1.pri, whole genome shotgun sequence.
CCAAGGCTGATTTGGTGCCTGGACCCAAGGAGGGGTGACTTGGAGAAACAGGtcccttatttttattttggttttaggaAAACACAGTGGAAGAGTGGCTCAGCCTTTCCTGTGCATGGCAGGGATCCAGGATATGTGGAAGGGACACAACCACACTGTGCCACCACTGCATGGGTCACACTGCTCCCCCTAGCCCTCAAGTCCCTATTAATCACGGGAAAGTCACCAAAGCTCAACGCAGGCAATTAGGGGATATAATTAGAAACGGGTGGCTGTTCTCATGGTGGGAACTCGCAGGGCAGGGAgtgcagccctgagcagctccTTGGCTTAGTCCCAGCTCAGTCCCAGGAGGTGGCTTGAGCCCTGGCTGGGGTCAGCAGTGTGAGCTGGCTGGGGAGTGTGGTACCATGCTGGGCACACACTAGTCCCTGTCAGGTTCAGGATGCAGTGAAGTGCAAGCAGTGTGCTGGCCAGGAGTTGCACCCCTATGGCCCCGTGGCCCTAAATCTCCCCAGAGCCTGGGAAGTGGGTGGGGAGGGTCGAGCCCCTGGTTTTGGCTTCCACAGGCTCCCTGGTTTTGGCAAGGAGCTGCCTCATGCCACCCACAGCCACATCCATGAGGGGTGACCAGGGCACCCCTGTGGCCAGCCCAGCTGTTGGCACGTtgtgctgggctctgggcaGTCCTCAGGCAGCGGCTGAGCATTTCAGGGGTTTGCCCAGGCCTGGGCGAGTACCCCACACCACTTGGGGACCCATGTCAGGGCCACTAAGCCACTTCTCCAATAGAAGTGCAGGTTTAAAGTTTTGGGAAATGCTGCCTGTGACAGAGTGACCCACAGCTCCCCTGCTCCATGGGATCCCCAGGTGCCTGGGGGACATACCCGACCCTCAGCCTTTCCATGCCAGCTGAGGCTGCACTTGGAGCCCAACAACATCAGCCTTTCCCAGGACACGGCGTTTCTGCTGGTGAAGGACATGGGATGGGAGAttgctcccagcctgccccaaGCCCACAgtcctctgtttcttttccctggcGGCATCTCCGGCAGCCGGCTCAGTGACAGCACCCTGGCAGAGCTGGTCCTGCTTTCTAGTAAAGCCAAGCCTGGTGCTGGCACCCATGGTCCTCCTGGGACCCACCCGCTGCCACCCCATCCTGCCCTCTTGTCCCAGACCAGCTCCCATCCCAAACCACAGCCCCTCTCCATCCAGTTCATTCTCCCATCAAATAAATTTTTTGCAGGATTTCAGGGAATTTACACCTCACCATGGCTATTTCTCTTGGAGCCAGCCCAGGGTAAATGTTTACATTCCCCGGGTATGCAAACAGGGCCCTGGAacctcctgcccctggggacACGAAGGGCTAAGGGACAGCCGTGCCCTGCCCTTGGCCACCGTGGGGTCACCATGGGGCTACAGCCCCCcaaccccagcacagcccccgCGGGAGGGACCCTTACTCCAGAGATACTCCTAGGAGCACCCTAACGTGCAAAGAGGAGCTTgctcagcccttccccagccctgagcagcacagccgtgggaggggagggtggcGGACCCCAGCCTcccaggggatgctgctggggcgTTCGGTCCCTGCTCCTGGGGTCCCAGCACCCCGCTCCGGGGTGGATGTCACCGCCGGGCAGGGTGGGGACACTGCCCGGCCCCTCTCCCACCCTGGCGGTTTTTTAATCTCCAGGTCCTTGGCTCATGTAACACGTTGCGTAAACCCTGGGCACACGCGTCTGCCCCGTGCGCTCGCGGGTGTCCCCAGGCCCCTGCCAGGCCGAGGTGCCAGCATGGCACTGCCACCCCCtccgcccccggcccccccgccggcgCCGGCTCCGGCTCCGTCCCAGGGCCCACACGGTTAACGCAGCCCTCGGCCCGTCCTTCCTCCGGCGATTGGCtccccccgcgcagccccgcagcTATTTCTCGGCTGCCGGGCTCGGAGGTGGCAGAAGGGACCGGGAGCGGTGTCCCCCCGTCCCGCCGCTCGCCCCCGGGGCTGTGAGGAGGGTGCCCGCACCCCGCACCCGCCCCGGCCATGGGGCGCTGGTCCCGCAGCGCCTGGATTTTGCCCCTCTTCTTGGCTGGGCTCGTCCAGCcggggcagagccaggagagggagaaggtaagggggggggggggggaaagacaCCCccgtgggggctggggggaggggggaatgtGGCACCTTGGGGACCCGCCTGTCCCCgaggctggctgcagagctcccaGGGGCAGGAGTGGGGCACGGTGGCCCTGTgacaccccccacctcccccccccccagtcctgGTGCCTGGATcgcgggtgtgtgtgtgtgtctttttctgAGCTAGTTCTTGCAAAGGGGGGATTGCCgtcctggggctggggaacAGAGGGGGACAGCGTGGGTGCCCCCCGCCGTGACTCCCATAGGGGCTGAACACGGGGGTTTGTTCCATGCGGTGTCCAGGGGGGTACACACCCATGTttgggggggtgcaggggccGCTGTAACCCCCCAGCCCCGCCTGCCCCCCACGCCGGAGGGCGAGGCAGAGCCCTGCCGCCGGGAtccggccgcccccccccccccccccccggcacagcccctctggctctgctcctgTCACCTCGCTAAATAGCCCCTTGGTGGCACTTGGGTGAGCCTGGGTCCCCTGATGGGAACTGGAGATGGGCTTCCCTGGGTTaacccctgcagtgctgcaagcAGAGGCCGCTGCaccccagctcttcccttcaCGGGTCGCATCCAGCCCCGGTCCCTGCCTTGCCTGGGCTCAGCTTGGCCacggagcagcagctggagccgCTCCCGGGCACCccggctgcccctgccccggaGGGGTGGCGGGGTCCTGCCACCCGTGGCCCcggggaggctggggctggtgtgtctccccccaccccgtgcTGGTCACGCCAGCTCAGGCTGTTTTCCAGCCTCTCGCCTTCCTGCCTGATCCTGGCCGGGTAAACATCCCTCCAGCTGCGGCCAGCCCCGCTGGGTGGGTGTGCACACGCATGTGCATGCACAAGCCAGCCTGTCCCACCACCGTGACCTTGGCGTGCTGGAgtctggctgctgccagcagcattcGGGGCAGGAGGCACAACACTGGTAGCTGCCATCCCAGCCAGTGCAAGGGCCGGACCTGCTGCTCCAGTGGGTGtgggcagctgtggggtgggtgaatgaggcagctggcagcccccagcccggtCCCATGGGGTGCTCCTTGCTCCACAGGTGAAATGCTACGGCTCAGTGCAGGGCACCATCTATGACTACGGGGCCCTGACCATCGATGGGGACGAGTATGTCCCGTTTAGGAACTACGCAGGGAAGATGGTGCTCTTCGTCAACGTGGCCACGTACTGAGGCCTCACCCTGCAGTACCTTGGTAAGGGTCCCGTGGGGCACAGGCACCCCGGAgggacagcacagccagctgagGGTGGCATCACCCAGGCATGTGGCCCTTGGCAGGTCCCCATGGTCCATCCTgcgctggggagctgggggaaggtCTAACACCTGCACCCCAGGACCTGGCACGGCCAAGGATGCTCCAAGGGGGTTAGTGTGGGGGTAAGCCTGGTCCCCTGCTAACCCATCCCTGGCTCTGCTTGCATGCAGAACTGAATGCACTACAAAATGAGCTGGGGCCCTACGGGCTTGTCGTCCTGGGCTTCCCCTCCAACCAATTTGGGAAGCAGGAACCTGGCCAAAATTCGGAGATCCTCCCTGCGCTGAAGTGAGTACTAcggtgggggctgtgggggacCTGCCTGCCCCGGCTGTGCGGGGGTCCCTAGCCAGGCAGTGGGTGCGcaggctgcagcttctgctggctGTGGCCCCTGAAAGCATGGGGTTTGGGGTTCCCCCACTACCCCCGTGCAGCACCAAGAGCTGCCTGTTGCACAACCgctctgcctgctctccccTTGCAGGTATGTCCGGCCAGGGGGTGGTTTTGTCCCCAACTTCCAGCTCTTCCAGAAAGGGGACGTGAATGGGGCCAAGGAGCAGAAAGTCTACACCTTCCTGAAGGTGGGTGCCATGGCAAGGGGGGATAAGAGGGCAGCACCCAGCTTGGTTTTTGGACAAGGCAGTGATGCACTGGCCCTCTGTTGCAGAACGCCTGTCCTCCAGTGGCAGAGGAGTTTGGGAACCCCAAGAACCTCTTCTGGGAGCCTCTGCGGAACCATGATATCAAGTGGAACTTTGAGAAGTTCCTGGTGGGCCCCGATGGCGTGCCTGTCATGCGCTGGTACCACCGTGCCAACATTGCTGTTGTGAAGAACGACATCATCGCCTACatgagggagcagcagcaacagcagcagcagcagcaacagcaggaggaaCAGTAGAGGCTAGGGTTGCCAGCCTGATGGGTAGCTTCTCGCCCCTGCTGGCATCACCCCTACCCCAGCTGCTTCGGGGCTGCTCCCCTTCCAATCTCCTCCCAGGATGCTCCCCAAGCAACAGGAGCCGGATGCTGAGCCAGCACGCTGCCCCCTCCATCACTCCCATCTCTGGCACCCCCCAGCCAGCATGCTGGGCTGGGTAACCCAGTGGCAGAGACATCAGTgatgggaggggggggggatgtgtcccacctccacccccagcAGTGACATCTCCTCCTGGTCCCCAGCTtgcccccctgctctgccatcTGCCTTGCTGGGCAGTGGGAGGATGCAGGGGCCAGCCGCCCCCAGAGCAGAGGACCACATCTCCATGAAGACCTGGCCTGAAAGCCCCCGGTGTGGGGCGGGCCTGGCCTGATCCTGCCATGCACGGAGCAGCTCTTCAGTGCATTCAAGCTGCCCGTGGTCCTGGCATAGAGAtgtgctcctctcccagctggggGCAGCCGGCTTCTCACCCCCCCACCACAGAAATGCCAAATAAAGGCTCTGCAAATGCGCAGACCCGCTTCTTGGCCATGGGTCAGGGGGAAAGAGTggggggcacagcagccagcctgggcatagcagcagggagggatggctcacagctggagaaatgccattttcttgCAGTGCAGTTGCAAACATGGATTTATCAGCACAGGCCAGAACTGGGGGAGAGGACGTGGTGGGGTAGCATCAGTGCAGAGCACAAGGGGCTGCAAGGAGGCACCAGCCCCCAGCTAGGGTGCCATGTCTCCTGCGGTCACGCACGTGACAGCCACGCTTACAGAAAGAGGGTGGtggtttcttgttttgtttttttacccTGCAGACTTGTTTTCCTGGAGCAAGATTTGCTCTGTGCAATTTGAAAGTGGTACAGGGAAATGCAGAGCGGGGAGCAGGGGTTTCCCTGCCCTGGCAaaggctggggggaggaggcGGTGGGCATGCACTTGGGGCAACAGATGCCAGGGTGCTCACACAAGTGCTAGGTTCACCTTGTGCTCGCTCTGGCCCCACAGCTATACCTGAGCATGGGggaccagcagccctggcatcCCTCCCAGGCCCCACACAGAGGGTGCCCCCCAGGAGTGGCAGCCTTCAGGATAAAACCAGAGAGACTCAGCTACACTTCAGtccttaaataaatacaaagacacCAACCACCATCAGGCCGGGCCATGGCTGCAGGAGGCACCAGCCTGGGAACACAGGCGCTCCCACTTCGGGGAGAGTCCCTGCCGTGACCTGCTCCTCCAGGGCTGAACCAAAGCCCCGGCACTagggcagctcctgggaaaTGCCAGCTCCTCTTCCCTGAAGACCTGGCTCAGGTCCACAGCGATGCCAGGCCTGATGCCTCACGAGGAAGGGGATGGCTGCAGGGGACTGACCCTGCATTGGCCACCACCACGATGGCACCTCCAGTCTTTCCTTCACACCTTCCTTGTGGGGATGCACTGCCGAACTGTCCAGGCCAGGGATGCGGCCACATCCCCCACATGTCCGTGCACAGGCATAGGCAGCCGGAGGAAGCTTCTAGATATATACACAcgggcacacacacacaccctacTCCTCTTCTGCTGGTAGCGCAGCACAGCCGGTCCTTGGCATTAGGGCAGTCTGGGACCTGCCTGTTCTGAGACACAAGAGAGGGGTGGCATGGGGTGAGTGTGGCTCTTTGTGCCCAGACGAGCCCCACAGGAGGGGATGCCAGCCATGGGATGGCCATGACCCCCAAGCACTGACTACCATAACGCCACGAGCTGTTGGGGCTTGCACCTGTCTTCAAATGCtgtggggtgggtggcaggggacGCAGCAGTGACTGATCCTATGGCAGAACCATCCCCTCAGCTGAGCAGAGGTGGGGGCTGAAGGGAAATGGCCACTGCCTGGCAAGctgcccccccatccctcccacaTACGTTTGGCCAACCGCCCAGGGTCTCAGGGCGAAGGACAGAGGCAGTCTCCTCCCCGAGGGTCTGAGCCTTACCCAAGTCCTTGGGGACCTGTTTCACCCCAGCCACTGCTTGGGCGTTCTGGCTGCGAGCCATGGCACAGGGCGGGCGCCAAGGGTActcaggctgcaggaggagaaggaacagAATTACCAGGGATGCAAAACATGAGGCTGTGCTCCGTGTTCAATTGCTGGGGTgcgaggaagaggaggaggagggggaggaagaggactGAGTATTCATGTGCCAATAGGACATGTGCTTAGCTCCCTGCTTGGTGACTCGGTGGCCCTGGAGGAGCCACTCGCTCAGCAGCGAGCCCCAGACCTGCTCCCCCTCACGCTGGTACAGGTAGATACTCACTGGGGAAAAGTGGTGGAAGTTTTGTCCTGGTGTGTGCTCGCCTGGCATCGCTGGTGGGTATCGGATCTGCTGCCACTCTTCGAAGCCATGGTACATGGGGTGAGCCATGGGGGGACTGTACTGGTACTGGTacatggggcaggcagggggcagCGGCCCCGGCAGTGGCTCAGGGTGCAGCCTCTCTCCAGAAGCCTGCGAGGAGCCAAGGGAGATGCTGAGGAGACCCCCAAGGGcagcccaccaccacccaccatCGCCTGGCTTGGAGCTGCCCCCACAATGGGAGTCAatgggctggggccaggctgcagcccccagcccctccacctgttcagtttttcaaaaaaaccccaggttttTCCCCCATTCCTACCTGTTTATGctgtttcagcagctttttcagcttctccttctcttccttctccctctggCAGTCGTCCTTGGAGGCTCGCAGCTGGGAGCAAGAGGTGTTAGTGCAGAGCCCACCCTGCCACCTCCTGTGTCTGTGGGGCGAGGGTTGCTGCAGTGTCCTGCAGTAATGTCTGCACTGGTTCCCACCCTTTCAGACCCCCAGGTGAGGTGCAGAAGGAAGATGCAAGTGAAAGGTGATGCTCTGGCAGGGACAAGCAGTAGCAAAAACACCTCTCTGGCCTTtctgtccccctcagcccctgctctgAGATGGGTATGGGGGCTGTGATGCTGGGGACAAGCACCTCTGGCACACCTGGGGCAGACAAAGGGCTCCCTGAGTGCTGCTGGTTGCACCCAGAACTGCTCACCTGGTTGTTGGAGAGgaccagctgcttctgcagcttttccagctgctgcttcagctcttccttttcctcGTTCATCCTCTCCCTGTCACTCCGCTCCCGCTGGAAGTCCTCCTCGAAAATTTTCACCTGGCAGAAGGGAAGGATGCACCTGGCTGAGGGtggacacccccccccgcccccccccccaagcaccCCTGTCACTGTCATCATCCCTGACCCCACCAGCTATGCCAAGCCCCAGGCACATAGGTTGGCATGATGGCCCATGGCTGTGTCCTTCCAGCTGAAGGTCTCAAGGATGCTGAGCTCAgctcccccactccccaccacTGCAGCACTGACACCcaccagggctgctgggctgctcctggCCACACAGGCTCTGCCAGGGAAGCCCACAACAGGTagctccctcccttcctccagtAGCTTTATGCCCTGCCCTACCTGCTGCTTGAGCAGCTCATTCTGGgtcagcagctcctgctgcgGAATCTTCCCCGCCAGCTCCATGGCACTGGTGAAGATGGGTGGCGGAGAAGCCTGAACATTCAGGGCCTCCTCTAGTGCCtagagaggaagaggagggggagtCAGAgtaaggaggaagaggagggggagtCAGAgtaaggaggaagaggagggggagtCAGAgtaaggaggaagaggagggggagtCAGAgtaaggaggaagaggagggggagtCAGAgtaaggaggaagaggagggggagtCAGAgtaaggaggaagaggagggggagtCAGAgtaaggaggaagaggagggggagtCAGAgtaaggaggaagaggagggggagtCAGAgtaaggaggaagaggagggggagtCAGAGTAAGGCACTGTGCCCGCATCTCTGCAGGACCACAGGCATATGCCCAGCGTGGGAAGTGGGTGTTAAATGGGCAAACAGCAAGAGGGACTACAgacccctccacccccagcccaAACCCCCTTTTCTGGGAGCCTAGAGGCATGTGGTGGGCATTGTCTGACAAGAGCTTCTGCCTGGGCaaagagctgggcaggagggagttGATCAGGGTCAGTTTTGGATTTGAGAGAGAAAAGGCTGGAGAAcataaaagacattttgcaaGGAGGGGCTGCACCCTGGCCCCCACCTTGTTCAGCCTCTGGATCTCCTTTTCCTGGTATTCCCGCTGCCTGGTGACTGgagccagctgctcctgcaggaacCGCATCCTCTGTTGCAGGTCCCTCACCTCCATGGCCAGCCtctccttctctgcctgcaggacCCAGAGGGCAGATCAGCCAGGGCAGGGCGATagggccagcagctccccaccacCCTTCCCCAAGGGACTTGCCTCCTCTGTTTCGATCCGGGACTTGGCCAGGAGCAGCTTGCGGTCAAAATCCCGTTGCTTTTGCTCCCGCTCTGACTCCAGCTCGGTCACTGCCCTGCGGGCATCGGCCAGCTCCTGGTGCAGGTCTGTGACCTGCCAGGAGGGAGCGGGGATGTCGGCCTGCCTGAGGGACTCatgctggggggaaggaggagcagcCAGACCCAAAACCTTCCCCTGCACCTGGTCTCCTCCAGgacccccagccagcacccagcagagaTGCGCTCCCCAAGCACCCAGCCCTACCTTCTGTTCATACTTCTGCTTCATGGCTCGGAAGTGTTGATCCCATTGCTTAttcacctccagcagctgcGGACAGAGACGGATAGCTGAATGAGAGCCCAACCCCTGCCCCGAGCCAGCCATGGCAgtccccagcagcctcccatTGCAAAAGCACCTCAGGGACCAGCTGGACGGAgatcccagctccagcaggacttccctgcagctccacagccctgccccagtCTCCCTGTGAGGTCCCAGCCACAAGCACCCGCTGCCCGCTTCCCCCCTCCTTGGTGGTGCCTCCCTCCCAGCTTGGTCCTCACCTCCCTGCGCTGGTGCTCCAGGATCTTCACCTTCTTCTCCTTGGcctccagctctcctctgcCCGGCGCCTTCTCCACCGTGGCCCCGCTCTGCTGGACGCGCACGTGGGGGACGGGACCCTCAGGGCTTTTGTGGAGCCTGTGCCCGAGGCTGGCTAAACTCGAGCCGGTTCCCCTCCCATGGCCTCCCCCATCCCCTTGAGACCCTGAGAAATCCTGCTGGTCATACTGGGACAAACTGGGGGCTCAATTAAAATGAGGCCACCTTTGCTGATGTGTCAGCGGCGGgctccctgcctccttcccagccctctCTGAGGGCGATGCTGCCTCCtcacctgctgcagctcagcagcttccCTCTTCCCACTGTCCTGGCTGCTCAGTGTCACCATCCTCCGGAGCTCCTGGTTCTCacacctgcaggcagggagggatgggtCAGCAGGAAGAACCCAAGGCAGCAACATCCCACTCCCCAGCAACCACCCCCACCTGAGCTTCTCCAGCGCCTGGTTTCTCTGCTCCAGGTCCCGCTCCAGCTTGGTTCGCAGCTCCTTGTTCTCAGTGTGCAGCGTCTCACACAGTGTCTGGGGGGGGAAACGCCGGCAGCATGAGGACTgtggccagccccagcagcctgcctggccaCCCACCTTCCACCATGCCACTTGGCACGGAGGTGGGTGTCCACCTTGGGGTGAGGCTAGCCCTCACTCACCTGCAGGAACGATGTTCTCTGCTCGTTCTTGTGCACCTTGGAGGCCAGGCGCTTGAGCTCAGAGGCCATGTAGCCCATGCGCACGAAGACCTGGTCCTTGCTGGCCTCCTTGGCACAGCCGCTCAGTGTGTTCTcgagctgctgcagctggggcagcaggttGGCATCCTCGTTTGGTGGCTGCTCCAAgtcctggggatggggaagggatgAAGCATGGTCATATCAGTTCAAGCAGCATCACAAAGTTCCCTCTCAGGGCAGGTCAAGCAGCATCACAAAGTTCCCTCTCAGGGCAGGTCAGCCT
It includes:
- the TNIP1 gene encoding TNFAIP3-interacting protein 1 isoform X5, with product MAGMEGRGPYRIYDPGGGSEENGSTAFERLVEENTRLKEKMQGIKSIGELLEESQVEASKLRQKAEDLVKDNKMLIASSSLEDLLETGAIGPDPSSTQPAPGSAQPDTEARKSPPSGSSSEFEIVAVEAQGFPQESGRVDLEQPPNEDANLLPQLQQLENTLSGCAKEASKDQVFVRMGYMASELKRLASKVHKNEQRTSFLQTLCETLHTENKELRTKLERDLEQRNQALEKLRCENQELRRMVTLSSQDSGKREAAELQQSGATVEKAPGRGELEAKEKKVKILEHQRRELLEVNKQWDQHFRAMKQKYEQKVTDLHQELADARRAVTELESEREQKQRDFDRKLLLAKSRIETEEAEKERLAMEVRDLQQRMRFLQEQLAPVTRQREYQEKEIQRLNKALEEALNVQASPPPIFTSAMELAGKIPQQELLTQNELLKQQVKIFEEDFQRERSDRERMNEEKEELKQQLEKLQKQLVLSNNQLRASKDDCQREKEEKEKLKKLLKQHKQASGERLHPEPLPGPLPPACPMYQYQYSPPMAHPMYHGFEEWQQIRYPPAMPGEHTPGQNFHHFSPPEYPWRPPCAMARSQNAQAVAGVKQVPKDLEQAGPRLP
- the TNIP1 gene encoding TNFAIP3-interacting protein 1 isoform X1, with the protein product MAGMEGRGPYRIYDPGGGSEENGSTAFERLVEENTRLKEKMQGIKSIGELLEESQVEASKLRQKAEDLVKDNKMLIASSSLEDLLETGAIGPDPSSTQPAPGSAQPDTEARKSPPSGSSSEFEIVAVEAQGFPQESGRVDLEQPPNEDANLLPQLQQLENTLSGCAKEASKDQVFVRMGYMASELKRLASKVHKNEQRTSFLQTLCETLHTENKELRTKLERDLEQRNQALEKLRCENQELRRMVTLSSQDSGKREAAELQQQSGATVEKAPGRGELEAKEKKVKILEHQRRELLEVNKQWDQHFRAMKQKYEQKVTDLHQELADARRAVTELESEREQKQRDFDRKLLLAKSRIETEEAEKERLAMEVRDLQQRMRFLQEQLAPVTRQREYQEKEIQRLNKALEEALNVQASPPPIFTSAMELAGKIPQQELLTQNELLKQQVKIFEEDFQRERSDRERMNEEKEELKQQLEKLQKQLVLSNNQLRASKDDCQREKEEKEKLKKLLKQHKQASGERLHPEPLPGPLPPACPMYQYQYSPPMAHPMYHGFEEWQQIRYPPAMPGEHTPGQNFHHFSPPEYPWRPPCAMARSQNAQAVAGVKQVPKDLGRSQTALMPRTGCAALPAEEE
- the TNIP1 gene encoding TNFAIP3-interacting protein 1 isoform X3; the encoded protein is MAGMEGRGPYRIYDPGGGSEENGSTAFERLVEENTRLKEKMQGIKSIGELLEESQVEASKLRQKAEDLVKDNKMLIASSSLEDLLETGAIGPDPSSTQPAPGSAQPDTEARKSPPSGSSSEFEIVAVEAQGFPQESGRVDLEQPPNEDANLLPQLQQLENTLSGCAKEASKDQVFVRMGYMASELKRLASKVHKNEQRTSFLQTLCETLHTENKELRTKLERDLEQRNQALEKLRCENQELRRMVTLSSQDSGKREAAELQQQSGATVEKAPGRGELEAKEKKVKILEHQRRELLEVNKQWDQHFRAMKQKYEQKVTDLHQELADARRAVTELESEREQKQRDFDRKLLLAKSRIETEEAEKERLAMEVRDLQQRMRFLQEQLAPVTRQREYQEKEIQRLNKALEEALNVQASPPPIFTSAMELAGKIPQQELLTQNELLKQQVKIFEEDFQRERSDRERMNEEKEELKQQLEKLQKQLVLSNNQLRASKDDCQREKEEKEKLKKLLKQHKQASGERLHPEPLPGPLPPACPMYQYQYSPPMAHPMYHGFEEWQQIRYPPAMPGEHTPGQNFHHFSPPEYPWRPPCAMARSQNAQAVAGVKQVPKDLEQAGPRLP
- the TNIP1 gene encoding TNFAIP3-interacting protein 1 isoform X4, encoding MAGMEGRGPYRIYDPGGGSEENGSTAFERLVEENTRLKEKMQGIKSIGELLEESQVEASKLRQKAEDLVKDNKMLIASSSLEDLLETGAIGPDPSSTQPAPGSAQPDTEARKSPPSGSSSEFEIVAVEAQGFPQESGRVDLEQPPNEDANLLPQLQQLENTLSGCAKEASKDQVFVRMGYMASELKRLASKVHKNEQRTSFLQTLCETLHTENKELRTKLERDLEQRNQALEKLRCENQELRRMVTLSSQDSGKREAAELQQLLEVNKQWDQHFRAMKQKYEQKVTDLHQELADARRAVTELESEREQKQRDFDRKLLLAKSRIETEEAEKERLAMEVRDLQQRMRFLQEQLAPVTRQREYQEKEIQRLNKALEEALNVQASPPPIFTSAMELAGKIPQQELLTQNELLKQQVKIFEEDFQRERSDRERMNEEKEELKQQLEKLQKQLVLSNNQLRASKDDCQREKEEKEKLKKLLKQHKQASGERLHPEPLPGPLPPACPMYQYQYSPPMAHPMYHGFEEWQQIRYPPAMPGEHTPGQNFHHFSPPEYPWRPPCAMARSQNAQAVAGVKQVPKDLGRSQTALMPRTGCAALPAEEE
- the TNIP1 gene encoding TNFAIP3-interacting protein 1 isoform X2 encodes the protein MAGMEGRGPYRIYDPGGGSEENGSTAFERLVEENTRLKEKMQGIKSIGELLEESQVEASKLRQKAEDLVKDNKMLIASSSLEDLLETGAIGPDPSSTQPAPGSAQPDTEARKSPPSGSSSEFEIVAVEAQGFPQESGRVDLEQPPNEDANLLPQLQQLENTLSGCAKEASKDQVFVRMGYMASELKRLASKVHKNEQRTSFLQTLCETLHTENKELRTKLERDLEQRNQALEKLRCENQELRRMVTLSSQDSGKREAAELQQSGATVEKAPGRGELEAKEKKVKILEHQRRELLEVNKQWDQHFRAMKQKYEQKVTDLHQELADARRAVTELESEREQKQRDFDRKLLLAKSRIETEEAEKERLAMEVRDLQQRMRFLQEQLAPVTRQREYQEKEIQRLNKALEEALNVQASPPPIFTSAMELAGKIPQQELLTQNELLKQQVKIFEEDFQRERSDRERMNEEKEELKQQLEKLQKQLVLSNNQLRASKDDCQREKEEKEKLKKLLKQHKQASGERLHPEPLPGPLPPACPMYQYQYSPPMAHPMYHGFEEWQQIRYPPAMPGEHTPGQNFHHFSPPEYPWRPPCAMARSQNAQAVAGVKQVPKDLGRSQTALMPRTGCAALPAEEE
- the GPX3 gene encoding glutathione peroxidase 3; translation: MGRWSRSAWILPLFLAGLVQPGQSQEREKVKCYGSVQGTIYDYGALTIDGDEYVPFRNYAGKMVLFVNVATYUGLTLQYLELNALQNELGPYGLVVLGFPSNQFGKQEPGQNSEILPALKYVRPGGGFVPNFQLFQKGDVNGAKEQKVYTFLKNACPPVAEEFGNPKNLFWEPLRNHDIKWNFEKFLVGPDGVPVMRWYHRANIAVVKNDIIAYMREQQQQQQQQQQQEEQ